In Geothermobacter hydrogeniphilus, the genomic window GCCCGGCCGAGACCGGGCAGAAATCCCTGGAAAGTGATCCCGGTATGGTAGTCGAGGCCGCGGATCTCTCCAAGGTCAAAGGTGACATAGGGATCGACCTCATAGGTTTCGAGGACCTGCAGCACGTCGGCGAGATTGCTCAGGGCCCGGCGGGCGGAGGGGGTGTGGACGACCAGGTCGGCCCGGTCGAGGACTTCCCGTCCGCCGAACAGCCGTGGCAGGGCGAGCAGTTCCTCCTTCTGCCGGTCGCTGACGGCCAGCGGTTCGAGCAGTTGTCTGAGGCCGGAGGTGTCCTTGCGGCCGATGGCGTCGCGCAGCGCGGCCAGTGTTGCCTTATCGAGGTCGAGGTCGTTCATGATGCCGCGAAAGAATTCGACCTGGCCGATGTCGATGGTGAATTCCGGCACCCCCAGATCCTGCAGCGCTTCGACCGCCATGGCGATCATTTCGGCGTCCGCCTCGGCGTTCGGCAGGCCGATCAATTCGACGCCGGCCTGGAAGATCTCCCGATCCTTGCCGGCCTGCTGCTCGGTGTGACGCAGCACCCGGCCGCTGTAGCAGAGCCGCAGCGGCAGCGGCAGGTTCTGCATGCGGGTGGCGACGATACGCGCCACCTGCGGGGTGATGTCCGGCGGGAAGGCGACCAGTCGTCCGCTCTGGCGGTCATCGAAGCGGAAGGTCTTTTCACGCAGAC contains:
- the hisZ gene encoding ATP phosphoribosyltransferase regulatory subunit → MTTDATIPEALLPKGVKDFLPNRAAKIEFLQKTLLELFHRWGFRPVLPPALENLDVLEQGLGSGLREKTFRFDDRQSGRLVAFPPDITPQVARIVATRMQNLPLPLRLCYSGRVLRHTEQQAGKDREIFQAGVELIGLPNAEADAEMIAMAVEALQDLGVPEFTIDIGQVEFFRGIMNDLDLDKATLAALRDAIGRKDTSGLRQLLEPLAVSDRQKEELLALPRLFGGREVLDRADLVVHTPSARRALSNLADVLQVLETYEVDPYVTFDLGEIRGLDYHTGITFQGFLPGLGRAVCSGGRYDNLTARYGRPLAATGFTFNLLNLLFALDKELQLPAARTTDVLLFQQGDNKSRAQQLARALRRQGYSAARDNYPRGLEETLAYAGKMDFHYVMIIGSEQDSVKLVRVADGHERQISIDEIEAGNLQLDPHRS